Part of the Intestinibacillus sp. Marseille-P6563 genome is shown below.
ATTACCTTTGCTGTGTCGCTTGCCGTATCGCTGACGCGGGCGCATCATGCCTCTGTGAACTTGCAGCAGCAAAACCAAATCAGCCAGATCAATGTCAAACTGCAGGAACTGGCCAAAACCGATCGTTTGACCGGTCTTTTAAATAAGATCACTCTGGAGTTCTATGCGGAGCAATATTTACAATGTGCACCGAACAAAGGCTTTACCTTGTTCATTGTTGATTTGGACGATTTTAAATCGGTAAACGATCAATATGGCCACCCCTGTGGAGACTGGGTGCTGGTCGAAACGGCAGAACGATTGCGTCTGGTCTTTTCCCAAGCGGTTGGAATTGGCCGCATTGGCGGGGATGAATTTGCTGTGATTTTCAACCGAGCCCTTACGCAAGAAACATCATTAGCTTTGGGTACGCAGATAATTCAAGAACTGTCCCGCATTTGCTGGGCCGATCACCCGATTCATGTGTGTTGCAGTGTGGGGGCCTGTGCTTGTACCTCATGTGTCTCCTATGATACGGTATATATGGAAACCGACCGTATGTTATATCAAGCCAAGCGAAACGGCAAAGGGCAATGCTGCTTCCATCATTTGGTCATGGATGACTCCATGCGCTCACAAAATGAAGACCAAAATTTTGTCCGGTAAGCACTCAACGGCAAAGGGACAGCAAGGATTTTTCCTTGCTGTCCCTTTTGTCCATTCATTTACCAGGCGTCTGTCCTTCCCTTGTCTTGGGCAGGATTTCGCAAAAACACCAACGTATTTTGGTCCGACCGGCTCGGGTCCCATCGGTAATGGAGCCGGTCAAAGGCTTTGGCCTGCTCGGGATCATCTGCCTGCTGTTCGGCCAGAAAGCGTACCATTTCTCCACGGGCCATCTTACACATCGTTCCTTTTTCCACGACGCGGCCATCTTTTTCCTCGCCAAAGACACAGGTGACAAACCGTACGGTAGAGGGAAGATGTTTGGAAATGCTTACGCTATATTCTTTGGAAGCCAAATTCAAGATGCAATCGTCCTCTTGGAGCAACGCCTGCGCCAGACGATCGCCCCAGTAGGCATACAGGTCTTTCGCTTCTCCCATGCGGAGTTTTGCCTGCATTTCCAGCCGGTAAGGAGTGACCCCATCCAAGGGACGCAGCAGGCCATAAAATCCGGATAAAATCCGTAAATGCTCCTGAATATAGTCCCATTCCTGGTTAGAAAACACACCTGGCGCCATATATTGATACTGGATGCCTTCATATGCCAAAAGTGCCGGCGTCAGACGACGCTGCAAGTCCATCCTTTGCAGCCGTTCGATGTTTTGATTGGCAATTTGGTCGCTGCACTTCCAGAGCTTTTTCAAATCCGCAGCGGACATGCTCCGCAATGCGTTACAAAGTTCCTCGGCCTGTGGCAGGAAGGCAGGCAAATCCAGCCACGCCAGACTGTCTGGATCTTCCCTCATCTTTTTTGCCGGAGAAATGATGATTCGCATGAATTTCTTTCCCTCACTCCGTCAGGTATTGGAGAATCTCGGCTGCGTTGGTGTCCGGTTTTACCTTAGGCATGACGCGCTCAATCTTGCCTTCCGGATCGATGATGTAGGTCGACCGCACGACTCCCATGCTGACTTTCCCATACAGTTTTTTCTCCTGCCAAACCCCATAGGCCTGGATGGCCTGCAATTCCGGGTCGGATAGAAGCACAAAGGGCAACGCATGTTTCTGTGCAAATTTCACGTGCGAAGCCACCGAATCTTTGCTGATGCCGATGACCACCACATCCAATGCCTGGAACTGTTCATAGCTTTCCGCAAAGGCATGGGCTTGCCGGGTGCAGCCCGGCGTGTTGTCCCGCGGATAAAAATATAATACCACGCGCTTTCCCAGAAAATCGGACAGGCGAACGGTTTCTCCATCCTGGTTCAAGAGCGCAAAATCCGGGGCTTTGGTTCCAACTTCCAACATATTGCATCCTCCTTCATCGGGTCGTTTTCTGCCTCATATTATACGATACCCCGGCTATTCCCGCAAGCACACTTCCCGGCTTTTCTCCTAGGATTTTGTCGTTTTTACGCTTGCACTTGTACAATCCTGGCATCCAATGATACAATAAAAGAAAGTGCAGGACCGCGCCACAGGATCGCGCAGGGGGAAGCGCAATCCTATCCAAATCGACTGGGAAAGCACGGTCTGCCGATGAGGGAAAAAGAGGGGGAAACCACATGAAAAAACGATTTTGGAGCGCAATTCTTTTCGCTACATTATTTTGTGTCCCAGCAAACGCTGCCTGGGATGGCTCCGATGTTCACATGAGTGCCTGGGCCGAAACTCAGATACAGGCCGCTTATGAAAGCGGTGCCGTCTCGGCAGATTTCGATTTAGGAAACGATTACACGCGCCCCATCACCCGCGGGGAATTGGCACGGCTGACAGTTGATTTGATCGCCCAGCAATGGCAGGTTTCGATCACCGATCTTGCCGCGCAGTTTGGCATCCCGTTGCAGGCGGTACCGCTGACACCGGCGCAGCCGGTAGAA
Proteins encoded:
- a CDS encoding GGDEF domain-containing protein, with translation MKSKLLAFLRIPASIRSDFLNDSVRKNDVSLLVICLVVAASELYNIARVLLWSKSKLGTLNNRIYFGMYCTLLAIVVIWLLLRKPLRKMKVSKQWGAQYTVIMLIFLWNMCLNAYDLHRNANAGTTVFTTALLGIAAFIQMSSLFSLICFGFGYVVYQLLVASFLSSGQELNLTITFAVSLAVSLTRAHHASVNLQQQNQISQINVKLQELAKTDRLTGLLNKITLEFYAEQYLQCAPNKGFTLFIVDLDDFKSVNDQYGHPCGDWVLVETAERLRLVFSQAVGIGRIGGDEFAVIFNRALTQETSLALGTQIIQELSRICWADHPIHVCCSVGACACTSCVSYDTVYMETDRMLYQAKRNGKGQCCFHHLVMDDSMRSQNEDQNFVR
- the yaaA gene encoding peroxide stress protein YaaA is translated as MRIIISPAKKMREDPDSLAWLDLPAFLPQAEELCNALRSMSAADLKKLWKCSDQIANQNIERLQRMDLQRRLTPALLAYEGIQYQYMAPGVFSNQEWDYIQEHLRILSGFYGLLRPLDGVTPYRLEMQAKLRMGEAKDLYAYWGDRLAQALLQEDDCILNLASKEYSVSISKHLPSTVRFVTCVFGEEKDGRVVEKGTMCKMARGEMVRFLAEQQADDPEQAKAFDRLHYRWDPSRSDQNTLVFLRNPAQDKGRTDAW
- the bcp gene encoding thioredoxin-dependent thiol peroxidase; protein product: MLEVGTKAPDFALLNQDGETVRLSDFLGKRVVLYFYPRDNTPGCTRQAHAFAESYEQFQALDVVVIGISKDSVASHVKFAQKHALPFVLLSDPELQAIQAYGVWQEKKLYGKVSMGVVRSTYIIDPEGKIERVMPKVKPDTNAAEILQYLTE